The window TCATCGCCATTATCATAGTCATCTGAACCAACTTTGGCTTTCCTTTGACTCAATGCTGCAGCCAGTGCGTCTGCTAACGAACCACCTCCAGGTGGTGGAGGGCCCGATGAATTTGTCGTTGGTTGAGCTGGCTGGCCATGTGCTTCTTGTAATAATACTGATGGTCGATCAAGTTGTGATTTGTCGACTTTCCGTAGAGCTCCTATACCACCTGCACCTCTAATCGATGCTAGTAAAGCGTCACGACCAGAATCACCAGTAGCTTCAACGAAAGTACTCTGTGGCGCAGCTGGAGTAGCTTGTGGTTGGGCCATGAAGGGAGGTGGCGGTGGTGGTGCAGCTGAATTTTGAGCTGGCATAGGTGGAGGTGGTGGAGGTGGTGCAGCTGCCGTGTTTTGCACAGGCATTGGAGGTGGTGGAGGTGGGACAGCTGCCGTGTTCTGCACAGGCATTGGTGGcggtggtggtggtgatgCTACATTATTTGTTGCCGCTGGTAAACTGTTGAACGTAGTTGGTGGTGTTGGAGGTGGTGGAGGTGATTGATATTGACCTTGAAGCGGAAATGTTACTTCTGCAGGGCGAGGTGATTGTTGTGGGAATTGCTGGGTTCTTGCTGCTCTTGGAGGAGGGGGAGGAGCTGGACCGCGTCTAGGCGGAGGTGGAGCTGGTGCTCTACCTGTTGTCTGAGTTTGCAATCCACCTGGCGTGGTCAACTGTGGCGTTATACGTCTGTGTGGGGAAGGTGGAGGAGCCTGACCATGTCTCGAAGGTGGCACCGGTGGTGGGTTCCTTCCCATCCTATTTGGAGGAGCTGGCACAGGGCGACTATTTCTATTAGGTGGTGCTGGAACAGGCCTGTTGAAAGCTGGCAACGACGGTTGTGTTTGTGCAGGTACTGGGAATGGTGTGCTTTGAGGCGGCGGTGACATAGGTGTCGATTGCTGAGGTACTGGGAATGGAAATGGATTGGTTTGTTGAGATGCGGTTGGCTGTGGCACGGGGAATGGGAATGGGTTATTATTCCTACGAGGTAATGTCGGGGATTGTGGAGTTTGAGCACCCGGTGGAGCCGCTGCTGGTGCCGATTGTGCTGGTGGAGCAAGTGGAGCAGGCGGAGCTGGTGGAGCCGGAGAAGTTGGTACTGCTGGAGCTGCCTGAACAGGAGCCGGAGGAACCAATGAGGCGGGTGGAGGAGGAGGTATAGGATGTTTTGCCCTTGGTTGTGATGATGCTGAAGAGGCTACTGGGGTTTCTGGTGCCGATATATGTGGTGCTGGCGTAGCTGGCGCCGTTGCAGGTGCCGAAGAAGTCCAGTCCGAAACCGTGTCTTCGacagattcttcatcactcGATTCTGGAGCAGGCGCTACAGGTGGTGGAGGTGGTGGTGCCTTATGCTTTACTATTGGGATTGATTCAGCATTATCATAATTGTATCTCTCACGCTGATTACCATATAAAGATTCTCCTCGAGGACCTTTCACCACAGTATTTGCCCTCTCTTCGTTCACTTTCTTGGTCAATGCAATTGCGTTCTTATTAGATAAAGTCTTCTTTGATGCATATTTCTCACGTTTATGGACCCTTT of the Torulaspora delbrueckii CBS 1146 chromosome 7, complete genome genome contains:
- the LAS17 gene encoding actin-binding protein LAS17 (similar to Saccharomyces cerevisiae LAS17 (YOR181W); ancestral locus Anc_6.81), with amino-acid sequence MGLLNSADKDQIKRALPKSSNKIIDVAIARLYIAYPNPNEWQYTGLSGAVVLVDDLVGHTFFLKLVDIKGHRGVLWDHELYVNFEYYQDRTFFHAFEIEDCYAGLLFEDLNEASHFLKRVHKREKYASKKTLSNKNAIALTKKVNEERANTVVKGPRGESLYGNQRERYNYDNAESIPIVKHKAPPPPPPVAPAPESSDEESVEDTVSDWTSSAPATAPATPAPHISAPETPVASSASSQPRAKHPIPPPPPASLVPPAPVQAAPAVPTSPAPPAPPAPLAPPAQSAPAAAPPGAQTPQSPTLPRRNNNPFPFPVPQPTASQQTNPFPFPVPQQSTPMSPPPQSTPFPVPAQTQPSLPAFNRPVPAPPNRNSRPVPAPPNRMGRNPPPVPPSRHGQAPPPSPHRRITPQLTTPGGLQTQTTGRAPAPPPPRRGPAPPPPPRAARTQQFPQQSPRPAEVTFPLQGQYQSPPPPPTPPTTFNSLPAATNNVASPPPPPPMPVQNTAAVPPPPPPMPVQNTAAAPPPPPPPMPAQNSAAPPPPPPFMAQPQATPAAPQSTFVEATGDSGRDALLASIRGAGGIGALRKVDKSQLDRPSVLLQEAHGQPAQPTTNSSGPPPPGGGSLADALAAALSQRKAKVGSDDYDNGDDW